A window of Pseudomonas mucidolens contains these coding sequences:
- a CDS encoding lysophospholipid acyltransferase family protein gives MLYCLRMLLMSLHFLVAGGLGVLLGICRPFNPDNSRLCARLYALPAMWILRLRVKPHVDSLRDKPNSCVIIANHQSNYDLFVFGTVVPYRTVCIGKKSLRWVPLFGQLFWLAGNVLIDRGNAQKARRSMLTTTHTLQHEDTSIWVFPEGTRNLGDTLLPFKKGAFQMAIAAGVPIVPVCVSTYVKQMKLNRWNSGDILIRSLPAIPTAGLTLDDMPRLMETCREQMVVCIEDMDRQLQTL, from the coding sequence ATGCTCTACTGTTTACGCATGTTATTGATGAGTCTGCATTTTCTAGTGGCGGGCGGACTCGGCGTGCTGCTTGGAATCTGCCGACCGTTCAACCCGGACAATAGCCGTCTCTGCGCACGGCTCTACGCCCTGCCCGCCATGTGGATACTGCGCTTGCGGGTGAAGCCACACGTGGACTCGTTGCGGGACAAACCCAACAGCTGCGTGATCATTGCCAATCATCAGTCCAATTATGATTTGTTCGTGTTTGGCACCGTGGTGCCTTACCGCACGGTCTGTATCGGCAAGAAGAGTCTGAGATGGGTGCCGCTGTTCGGGCAGTTGTTCTGGTTGGCGGGTAATGTACTGATCGATCGCGGCAATGCGCAGAAAGCCCGGCGTTCGATGTTGACCACCACTCACACGTTGCAGCACGAAGACACGTCGATCTGGGTGTTCCCGGAAGGTACGCGCAATTTGGGTGATACCTTGCTGCCCTTCAAGAAAGGCGCGTTCCAGATGGCGATCGCCGCCGGGGTACCGATTGTGCCGGTCTGCGTCAGCACTTATGTGAAGCAAATGAAGCTCAATCGCTGGAACAGCGGCGACATTCTGATTCGTTCACTGCCGGCGATTCCTACGGCCGGATTGACGCTGGATGACATGCCTCGGTTGATGGAAACCTGCCGCGAGCAGATGGTCGTGTGCATTGAGGATATGGATCGGCAACTGCAAACCCTTTGA
- a CDS encoding crotonase/enoyl-CoA hydratase family protein, with translation MSELIAYHLEDGIATLTLNNGKVNAISPAVVSAFNEALDQAEKDRAVVIITGQPGILSGGYDLKVMTAGPKEAVSLVTSGSTLARRLLSHPFPVIVACPGHAVAKGAFLLLSGDYRIGVDGPFSIGLNEVMIGMTMHHAGIELARDRLRKSAFHRSVINAEMFNPQDAVNAGFLDKLVAPEELQAAALEAARQLKKINMSAHKHTKLKVRKALLELLDNAIIQDQEHLG, from the coding sequence ATGAGTGAGTTGATTGCCTACCACCTCGAAGACGGTATCGCGACCCTGACCTTGAACAACGGCAAGGTCAATGCCATTTCCCCTGCGGTGGTCAGTGCGTTTAATGAAGCGCTGGATCAGGCCGAGAAAGATCGCGCGGTGGTGATCATTACCGGTCAGCCGGGGATTTTGTCGGGCGGTTATGATTTGAAGGTGATGACGGCGGGCCCGAAAGAAGCTGTCAGCCTGGTGACTTCCGGCTCCACGCTGGCGCGGCGCTTATTATCGCACCCGTTCCCAGTGATCGTTGCGTGCCCTGGCCACGCAGTGGCCAAGGGCGCTTTCCTGTTGTTGTCGGGGGATTACCGAATCGGCGTCGACGGGCCGTTCAGCATTGGCCTGAATGAAGTGATGATTGGCATGACCATGCACCACGCAGGGATCGAACTGGCGCGGGATCGCCTGCGTAAGTCGGCGTTTCATCGTTCAGTGATCAATGCCGAGATGTTTAACCCGCAAGACGCGGTGAACGCGGGCTTCCTCGACAAGCTGGTGGCGCCGGAGGAACTGCAGGCAGCTGCTTTGGAAGCGGCGCGACAGTTGAAGAAGATCAATATGAGCGCCCACAAGCACACTAAATTGAAGGTGCGTAAAGCACTGTTGGAGCTGTTGGATAACGCGATCATCCAGGACCAGGAACACTTGGGCTGA
- a CDS encoding magnesium and cobalt transport protein CorA, with protein MGRVVAAAVYSAGKKITDITLEEGAAWAAKPGHFVWIGLEEPDAEELSDLQRQFNLHELAIEDALEKHSRPKLETFGDALFIVTYSPVREEGKLEFIETHIFAGNGYVITARNGHSASYGYVRQRCEARPLLLEHGEDFVLYALLDFVTENYQPVSEAIHAEIDALERNVLCNSLNERDVHHLHSLRRDVLRLRRHVAPMVEISEELQKLKFPFIDKKMRPYFRDVEIHVTRQMEDLSTLRDIASQTIEIGVLLEASRQSVVQRKFAAWAAILAFPTAVAGIYGMNFQNMPELQWHYGYFAVLGFIAVGCTGLWVSFKRSGWL; from the coding sequence ATGGGTAGAGTTGTTGCCGCAGCCGTTTACAGCGCCGGGAAAAAAATCACTGATATCACCCTCGAGGAAGGCGCCGCCTGGGCGGCCAAACCTGGCCATTTTGTGTGGATCGGCCTTGAAGAACCGGATGCCGAGGAACTGTCCGACCTCCAACGCCAGTTCAACCTGCATGAACTGGCCATCGAAGATGCTCTGGAAAAACACAGCAGACCGAAGCTCGAAACGTTTGGTGACGCGTTATTTATCGTGACCTATTCACCGGTTCGAGAGGAAGGCAAGCTGGAGTTTATCGAGACCCATATCTTCGCCGGCAATGGCTACGTCATCACGGCGCGCAACGGTCACTCGGCTTCCTACGGCTATGTCCGCCAGCGTTGTGAGGCGCGGCCACTGTTGCTGGAGCACGGCGAAGACTTCGTGCTCTATGCACTGCTGGATTTCGTCACCGAGAACTACCAGCCGGTGAGCGAGGCGATTCATGCCGAGATCGACGCACTGGAGCGCAATGTGCTGTGCAATTCCCTTAATGAACGGGACGTCCACCACCTTCACAGCCTGCGACGCGACGTGCTGCGGTTGCGGCGTCATGTGGCACCGATGGTAGAGATCAGCGAAGAGTTGCAGAAACTGAAGTTTCCGTTTATCGATAAAAAGATGCGCCCGTACTTTCGCGATGTGGAGATCCATGTCACGCGTCAGATGGAAGACCTCTCCACCCTGCGCGACATCGCCAGCCAGACCATCGAGATTGGCGTACTGCTGGAAGCCTCACGCCAGAGCGTGGTGCAGCGCAAGTTTGCGGCCTGGGCAGCAATCCTGGCGTTTCCCACGGCGGTGGCCGGGATCTACGGGATGAACTTCCAGAACATGCCTGAGCTGCAATGGCATTACGGTTATTTTGCGGTGCTGGGGTTCATTGCCGTGGGATGTACGGGACTGTGGGTCAGCTTCAAGCGTTCGGGGTGGCTATAA
- a CDS encoding amidotransferase codes for MSLRVCILETDILRPGLIDQYQGYGQMFKQLFSKQPIAAEFVVYNVVQGEYPSDDEVFDAYLVTGSKADSFGTDPWIQTLKTFLLQRYERGDKLLGICFGHQLLALLLGGKAERASKGWGIGTHDYKLNAKAPWMSPVVEELTLLISHQDQVTRLPVNATVIASSDFCPFAAYHIEDQVLCFQGHPEFIHDYSRELLEILQTNLGEKVYTNGVASLEREHHGATVAEWMMRFVANKPEQA; via the coding sequence ATGTCGCTACGCGTCTGCATTCTGGAAACCGATATCCTGCGTCCCGGACTGATCGATCAGTACCAGGGTTACGGGCAGATGTTCAAGCAGCTGTTCTCCAAGCAGCCGATTGCAGCCGAGTTCGTCGTCTACAACGTGGTGCAGGGCGAATATCCGTCAGACGACGAAGTGTTCGACGCGTATCTGGTGACGGGCAGCAAGGCCGATTCCTTCGGCACCGATCCGTGGATCCAGACCCTCAAGACCTTTCTGCTGCAGCGCTACGAGCGCGGCGATAAATTGCTTGGCATCTGCTTCGGTCACCAGTTGTTGGCACTGCTGCTGGGCGGCAAGGCCGAGCGCGCAAGCAAGGGCTGGGGCATCGGCACCCATGACTACAAGCTCAATGCCAAAGCGCCTTGGATGAGTCCGGTGGTGGAAGAGCTGACGCTGTTGATCAGCCACCAGGACCAGGTCACCCGTTTGCCGGTAAATGCCACGGTGATTGCTTCCAGTGATTTTTGTCCGTTTGCTGCGTACCACATCGAAGACCAGGTGCTGTGCTTCCAGGGCCATCCGGAATTTATCCACGATTATTCCCGTGAGCTGCTGGAGATTCTTCAGACAAACCTGGGCGAAAAGGTTTACACCAACGGTGTCGCCAGCCTGGAGCGTGAACACCACGGCGCCACCGTGGCGGAGTGGATGATGCGTTTTGTGGCGAATAAGCCTGAGCAGGCCTGA